A single window of Ficedula albicollis isolate OC2 chromosome 8, FicAlb1.5, whole genome shotgun sequence DNA harbors:
- the DIRAS3 gene encoding GTP-binding protein Di-Ras3, producing the protein MPEQSNDYRVVVFGAAGVGKSSLVLRFVRGTFRETYIPTIEDTYRQVISCDKSICTLQITDTTGSHQFPAMQRLSISKGHAFILVYSVTSRQSMEDLHPIFDEICQIKGDIQKIPIMLVGNKSDDTQRELDASEGQALASKWKCAFMETSAKMNYNVQELFQELLNLEQRRTISLQVDGKKSKQQKKKDKLQGKCSVM; encoded by the coding sequence ATGCCTGAGCAGAGCAATGATTACAGGGTGGTGGTGTTCGGAGCAGCGGGGGTCGGCAAAAGCTCCCTGGTCCTGCGCTTTGTAAGGGGCACTTTCAGGGAAACCTATATCCCCACCATCGAGGACACGTACCGGCAGGTGATCAGCTGCGACAAGAGCATCTGCACCCTGCAGATCACGGACACCACGGGCAGCCATCAGTTCCCTGCCATGCAGCGCCTCTCCATCTCCAAAGGGCATGCCTTCATCTTGGTGTACTCCGTCACCAGCAGGCAATCCATGGAAGATCTTCACCCCATCTTCGATGAGATCTGCCAGATCAAAGGCGACATCCAGAAAATCCCCATCATGTTGGTGGGGAACAAAAGCGACGACACGCAGAGGGAGCTGGATGCCAGCGAGGGGCAAGCGCTGGCCAGCAAGTGGAAGTGTGCCTTCATGGAGACGTCAGCCAAAATGAACTACAACGTGCAGGAGCTCTTCCAGGAGCTCTTGaacctggagcagaggagaacTATCAGTCTCCAGGTGGATGGAAAGAAAtccaaacagcagaaaaagaaagataaactGCAAGGCAAATGCTCTGTTATGTGA
- the WLS gene encoding protein wntless homolog: MAGAIIENMSTRKLCIVGGILLVFQVIAFLVGGLIAPSPTTAVPYMSVKCIDVRKNHHKTKWLMPWGPNHCKKLKDFDEAVSRQIEANDIVFAVHIPLPNKEMSPWFQFMLFIMQLDIAFKMDNDLKENAEITLDVSLAYRDDMFDDWEEIAHAIEIRKLKCTFGSPKTVESEGRHYDCDFLPFMEIGSVAHKYYLINIRLPVNDRKGINVGIGEIKDIRLVGIHQNGGFTKVWFAMKTFLTPSILIIMVWYWRRITLMTRAPVLLEKVIFALGISMTFINIPVEWFSIGFDWTWMLLFGDIRQGIFYAMLLSFWIIFCGEHMMDQNERNRLSGYWKQVGPIAVGSFCLFIFDMCERGVQLKNPFYSIWTTEVGTELAMAFIIVAGICLCLYFLFLCFMVFQVFRNISGKQSSLPAMSKARRLHYEGLIFRFKFLMLITLACAAMTVIFFIVSQVTEGHWKWGDITIQVNSAFFTGIYGMWNLYVFALMFLYAPSHKNYGDDQSNGDLGVNSGEELQLTTTITHVDGPTEVYKLARKEAQE, translated from the exons ATGGCCGGGGCCATCATCGAGAACATGAGCACCCGCAAGCTCTGCATCGTCGGGGGCATCCTGCTCGTGTTCCAAGTCATCGCCTTCCTGGTGGGAGGGCTCATCG ctcccagccccacgACAGCTGTTCCCTACATGTCAGTGAAGTGCATTGATGTCAGGAAGAACCACCACAAAACCAAGTGGCTGATGCCCTGGGGACCCAACCACTGCAAGAAGCTGAAGGATTTCGACGAGGCCGTGAGCCGGCAGATCGAGGCCAACGACATCGTGTTCGCCGTGCACATCCCGCTGCCCAACAAGGAGATGAGCCCCTGGTTCCAGTTCATGCTCTTCATCATGCAGCTGGACATTGCCTTCAAGATGGACAACGACCTCA AGGAGAATGCAGAGATCACCCTGGATGTGTCGCTGGCCTATCGTGACGACATGTTCGATGACTGGGAGGAAATTGCACATGCCATAGAGATCAGGAAGCTGAAGTGCACCTTTGGCTCTCCAAAA acCGTGGAGTCCGAGGGCCGTCACTACGACTGTGATTTCCTGCCCTTCATGGAGATTGGCAGCGTGGCACACAAGTACTACCTCATCAACATCCGCCTGCCCGTCAACGACAGGAAGGGCATCAACGTGGGCATCGGCGAGATCAAGGACATCCGCCTGGTG GGCATCCATCAGAACGGAGGCTTCACCAAGGTGTGGTTTGCCATGAAGACCTTCCTGACCCCCAGCATCCTGATCATCATGGTGTGGTACTGGAGGAGGATCACGCTGATGACACGCGCTCCCGTCCTGCTGGAGAA GGTCATCTTTGCTCTGGGAATTTCCATGACCTTCATTAACATCCCTGTGGAGTGGTTTTCCATCGGGTTTGACTGGACTTGGATGCTGCTCTTTGGAGACATTCGACAGGGCATCTTCTACGCCATGCTGCTCTCCTTTTGGATCATCTTCTGCGGGGAGCACATGATG GACCAGAACGAGCGCAATCGGCTCTCGGGGTACTGGAAGCAGGTTGGGCCCATCGCCGTGGGCTCCTTCTGCCTCTTCATCTTCGACATGTGTGAGAG gggAGTGCAGCTCAAGAACCCCTTCTACAGCATCTGGACCACCGAGGTGGGCACGGAGCTGGCT ATGGCCTTCATTATAGTCGCAGGGATCTGCCTGTGCCtctattttctcttcctgtgttTCATGGTCTTCCAAGTGTTCAGAAACATCAGTGGGAAGCAGTCGAGCCTCCCTGCCATGAGCAAGGCTCGCCGCCTTCACTACGAG GGGCTGATTTTTAGGTTCAAGTTCCTGATGCTCATCACCCTGGCGTGTGCAGCCATGACCGTCATCTTCTTCATCGTGAGCCAG GTGACAGAAGGCCACTGGAAGTGGGGGGACATCACAATCCAGGTGAACAGCGCCTTCTTCACCGGCATCTATGGCATGTGGAACCTCTACGTGTTCGCCCTCATGTTCCTGTACGCGCCATCCCACAAGAACTACGGCGACGACCAGTCCAACG GTGACCTGGGGGTGAACAGcggggaggagctgcagctcaccaccaccatcacccaCGTGGACGGGCCCACGGAGGTGTACAAGCTGGCTCGGAAGGAGGCTCAGGAGTGA